The segment GGGGTCTCGTCGGCCAGCGACGACAGCTGCGCGGCGTCGGCCAGCTCCTCGATCCCGACCCCGCCGGCCGGCAGGAACTCGGCCGCCTGGCGGTTGCCGAGGGTGATGGTGCCGGTCTTGTCCAGCAGCAGGGTATTGACGTCACCGGCGGCCTCGACGGCCCGGCCGGACATGGCCAGGACGTTGCGCTGGACCAGGCGGTCCATGCCGGCGATGCCGATGGCCGACAGCAGTGCCCCGATGGTCGTCGGAATCAGGGCGACCACGAGGGACACCAGGACGATGATGGTCTGCTCGGCGCCCGCGTAGATCGCGAACGGCTGGAGGGTGACGACGGCCAGCAGGAAGACGATGGTCAGCGAGGCGAGCAGGATGTTCAGCGCGATCTCGTTGGGCGTCTTCTGCCGGGCGGCACCCTCGACCAGGGCGATCATCCGGTCGATGAAGGTCTCGCCCGGCTTGGACGTGATCTTCACGACGATCCGGTCCGACAGCACCTTCGTACCGCCCGTGACCGCACTGCGGTCGCCACCGGACTCGCGGATGACCGGGGCCGACTCACCCGTGATCGCCGACTCGTCGACCGAGGCGACGCCCTCGACGACATCTCCGTCGCCGGGGATGACCTGACCGGCCTCGACGACCACGTGATCGCCCAGCTGGAGCTGGGCACCGGGCACCTCCTCCTCACGAAGATCCTCCGCACCGTGCTGCCAGTCGATCAGCCGACGGGCGACCGATTCGGTCTTCGCCCGCCGCAGGGTCTCGGCCTGCGCCTTGCCACGGCCCTCCGCGACAGCCTCCGCGAGGTTGGCGAAGACGACCGTCAGCCACAGCCAGGCCGTGATCACCCAGGCGAAGACGCCAGGGTCCTTGATCGCGGACAGAGTGGTGAGGACCGCCCCGACCTCGACCACGAACATGACCGGGTTCTTCACCATGACCCGCGGGTCAAGCTTCTTCGCCGCGTCAGGAAGGGAGGTGAGCAGCTGCTTGGGGTCGAGCAGGCCACCGGAGACCCGGTGCGAGGACTCGGGTGCCTTCGGAGCGTCCCCCGGCGTGGCCGGGGTTTCGAGGGTGGTCTGGGACATCAGTGCACGCCTTCCGCGAGCGGGCCCAGCGCGAGCGCGGGGAAGTAGGTGAGGCCGACGACGATGAGAATCACGCCGGTCAGCAGACCGACGAACTGCGGGCGGTGCGTGGGCAGCGTGCCCGCCGTCACCGGCACCGGCTGCTGCCTGGCCAGCGACCCGGCCAGCGCCAGGACGAACACCATCGGCAGGAACCGGCCGAACAGCATCGCCAGGCCGAGCGCGGTGTTGTACCAGTCGGTGTTGACCGAGATACCCGCGAACGCCGAGCCGTTGTTGTTGCCAGCGGAAGTGAAGGCGTACAGCACCTCGGAGAAACCGTGCGCACCGGAATTGAGCATCCCGGCCCGCTCACCGGGCAACGCCATCGCCACACCCGCGCCGATCAGCACGATCGCCGGGGTGGTCAGGATGTACAGGGAGGCGAACTTCATCTCCCGCGCGCCGAGCTTCTTGCCCAGGTACTCCGGCGTACGGCCGACCATCAGACCGGCCACGAACACCGCGATGATCGCCAGCACCAGGATCCCGTAGAGGCCGGAACCGGTGCCGCCGGGCGCGATCTCTCCCAGCATCATGTTGAAGATCGCCATCCCGCCGCCACCCGGGGTGTACGAGTCGTGGAAGGAGTTGACCGAACCGGTCGAGGTCAGCGTCGTCGACACGGCGTACAGCGCTGATGCCCAGATCCCGAACCGCTGTTCCTTGCCCTCCATCATGCCGCCGGCCAGGTGACCGGCCTGGCTGCTGACGCTGTGCAGCTCGTTGGCGGTGACGATCGCGACCGAGGAGGCCCAGATGATCGCCATCACGGCGACGATGGCGTAGCCCTGGCGGTTGTCGCCGACCATCTTGCCGAAGGTGCGCGGCAGCGAGAAGGAGATCACCAGCAGGAGGTAGATCTCCAGCCAGTTGGTGAACGCGTTGGGGTTCTCAAAGGGATGGGCGGCGTTGGCGTTGTAGAAACCGCCGCCGTTGGTGCCGATCTCCTTGATCGCCTCCTGCGAGGCAACCGGGCCGCCGGTCAGGCTCTGGTGGTCCCCCGCGATGGTCGAGATCGACTCGATGCCGTGGAAGTTCTGGATCATCCCGCTCGCCACGAAGACGATCGCGATGACGAACGACAGCGGGAGCAGGAGCCGCAGCACGACGCGGGTCAGGTCCACCCAGAAGTTGCCGACCCGGTCGGTCTTCTTCCGCGTGAAGCCCCGGATCAGGGCGGCCACGACCGCGATGCCGACAGCGGCGGAGACGAAGTTCTGCACCGCCAGGCCGGCCATCTGCACCAGGTGGCCCATCGCCGACTCACCCGAGTACGACTGCCAGTTGGTGTTCGTGACAAACGACGCCGCCGTGTTGAACGACTGGCCGGGCGTGATCGCCGACATGCCGATCGACAGCAGCAGATGGCTCTGCAGCCGCAGGAACCCGTACAGGAACAGCACCGAGACGGCCGAGAAGGCGAGGACGCTGCGCAGATACGCCGACCACTTCTGGTCCGCGTCACCGTCGACGCCGCCGAGCTTGTAGACGATGGTCTCGGCGCGCAGATGCTTCGGGGCAGTGAGGATGTGGGCGATGTAGTCGCCCAGCGGCCGGAAGGACAGGGCCAGCGCGGCGATCAGCGCGAGGACCTGCAGCCAGCCCGCAAGGGTGTCGTTCACTAGAACTTCTCCGGGAAGATCAGCGCCAGCACCAGGTACCCGATCAGGGCCACGGCGACGACGAGTCCGACGACGTTTTCGACACTCACAGCCGCTCGGCTCCCTTGGCGATCAGGCCGAGCGTGGCGAAGACCACGACGGTGAGAACGA is part of the Streptomyces sp. NBC_01262 genome and harbors:
- the kdpA gene encoding potassium-transporting ATPase subunit KdpA, which codes for MNDTLAGWLQVLALIAALALSFRPLGDYIAHILTAPKHLRAETIVYKLGGVDGDADQKWSAYLRSVLAFSAVSVLFLYGFLRLQSHLLLSIGMSAITPGQSFNTAASFVTNTNWQSYSGESAMGHLVQMAGLAVQNFVSAAVGIAVVAALIRGFTRKKTDRVGNFWVDLTRVVLRLLLPLSFVIAIVFVASGMIQNFHGIESISTIAGDHQSLTGGPVASQEAIKEIGTNGGGFYNANAAHPFENPNAFTNWLEIYLLLVISFSLPRTFGKMVGDNRQGYAIVAVMAIIWASSVAIVTANELHSVSSQAGHLAGGMMEGKEQRFGIWASALYAVSTTLTSTGSVNSFHDSYTPGGGGMAIFNMMLGEIAPGGTGSGLYGILVLAIIAVFVAGLMVGRTPEYLGKKLGAREMKFASLYILTTPAIVLIGAGVAMALPGERAGMLNSGAHGFSEVLYAFTSAGNNNGSAFAGISVNTDWYNTALGLAMLFGRFLPMVFVLALAGSLARQQPVPVTAGTLPTHRPQFVGLLTGVILIVVGLTYFPALALGPLAEGVH
- the kdpB gene encoding potassium-transporting ATPase subunit KdpB, producing MSQTTLETPATPGDAPKAPESSHRVSGGLLDPKQLLTSLPDAAKKLDPRVMVKNPVMFVVEVGAVLTTLSAIKDPGVFAWVITAWLWLTVVFANLAEAVAEGRGKAQAETLRRAKTESVARRLIDWQHGAEDLREEEVPGAQLQLGDHVVVEAGQVIPGDGDVVEGVASVDESAITGESAPVIRESGGDRSAVTGGTKVLSDRIVVKITSKPGETFIDRMIALVEGAARQKTPNEIALNILLASLTIVFLLAVVTLQPFAIYAGAEQTIIVLVSLVVALIPTTIGALLSAIGIAGMDRLVQRNVLAMSGRAVEAAGDVNTLLLDKTGTITLGNRQAAEFLPAGGVGIEELADAAQLSSLADETPEGRSVVVLAKEQYGLRARHEGELGHAEFVPFTAQTRMSGVDIVDSGDSRSLRKGAATAVMKWVRDNGGHPTDEVGPLVDGISASGGTPLVVGELVQRDGQAPTARVLGVIHLKDVVKHGMRERFDELRRMGIKTIMITGDNPLTAKAIAEEAGVDDFLAEATPEDKMALIKKEQAGGKLVAMTGDGTNDAPALAQADVGVAMNTGTSAAKEAGNMVDLDSDPTKLIEIVEIGKQLLITRGALTTFSIANDVAKYFAIIPAMFATAYPGLDKLNIMQLHSPTSAITSAIIFNALIIIALIPLALRGVRYRPMSADKLLSRNILVYGLGGLVLPFIGIKAIDLIIQFIPGLS
- the kdpF gene encoding K(+)-transporting ATPase subunit F; translated protein: MSVENVVGLVVAVALIGYLVLALIFPEKF